The Streptomyces sp. Je 1-332 genome has a window encoding:
- a CDS encoding alpha/beta hydrolase, with protein MAQQRNLQTFEVDGHKITALTAGPAEPTGKPLIAALHGGTYTAHYFDVEGSPEGSFLDVATAHGYPVVAFNRPGYGGSTPLDPDSNAFERHAELLGDAVAQAATRLAADSVLLVGHSIGGMIALMIAASSPGFPLIGVSATGMGAVIPSGGAAEALGSLPPDETVDLPHEERDKVMFGPAHTYRDEGLREAQDSYAPVPVRELVQAPQWPKRHLPTVAPQVRVPVHNALAEFDALWDSSPENVARFAAQFTAAPFVDAAVARGTGHCIDHHVLGFALHLRQLAFAEECAVWAAARQRTGNEN; from the coding sequence ATGGCCCAACAGCGCAACCTTCAAACGTTCGAGGTAGACGGACACAAGATCACGGCCCTCACCGCGGGCCCCGCCGAACCGACCGGTAAGCCGCTGATCGCCGCGCTTCACGGCGGCACCTACACGGCGCACTATTTCGACGTCGAAGGCTCACCCGAGGGCTCCTTCCTCGATGTCGCCACCGCGCACGGCTACCCGGTGGTCGCCTTCAACCGTCCGGGCTACGGCGGCAGCACTCCTCTCGATCCTGACTCCAACGCCTTCGAACGGCATGCGGAGTTGCTGGGTGACGCCGTGGCGCAGGCGGCCACACGTCTCGCGGCCGACAGCGTGCTGCTGGTCGGCCATTCGATCGGCGGCATGATCGCCCTGATGATCGCCGCCTCCTCTCCCGGGTTTCCTTTGATCGGCGTTTCGGCGACCGGGATGGGCGCCGTCATCCCGAGCGGCGGGGCGGCCGAAGCCCTCGGATCCCTTCCTCCGGACGAGACCGTGGACCTGCCTCACGAAGAGCGCGACAAGGTGATGTTCGGCCCCGCACACACCTACCGCGACGAAGGCCTGCGCGAAGCGCAGGACTCTTACGCGCCCGTTCCCGTACGGGAGTTGGTCCAGGCGCCGCAATGGCCCAAGCGGCATCTGCCCACCGTCGCCCCGCAAGTCCGCGTCCCCGTGCACAACGCGCTCGCCGAGTTCGACGCCCTGTGGGACAGCAGCCCGGAGAACGTCGCGCGGTTCGCCGCACAGTTCACGGCGGCCCCCTTCGTCGACGCGGCCGTCGCGCGCGGAACGGGCCACTGCATCGACCACCACGTATTGGGCTTCGCGCTCCACCTGCGGCAACTCGCGTTCGCCGAGGAGTGTGCGGTCTGGGCCGCGGCGCGGCAGAGGACCGGGAACGAGAACTGA